From Dehalococcoidales bacterium, the proteins below share one genomic window:
- the argC gene encoding N-acetyl-gamma-glutamyl-phosphate reductase — protein MNKVKVGIINVTGYAGIELARLLSQHPAVELTSVTGRSLAGQLLGKAFPHLSGINLSIEAKLGQVELAFSAMPHQESAKEVIPLLDRGVRVIDISADFRLKDASAYLSWYGVGHPRPELLAHAIYGLPELHRAQIRSATLVANPGCYPTGAILALAPAVKSGIIGPDVIIDSKSGISGAGRSLSLKTHFPEANEDVAAYALDGHRHLPEIAQELGQLAPGSPPQVSFVPHLIPMTRGILTTAYAPLAPGKISVDRKGQQALLKLYRDFYRDEPFVRVIEEPPHTKHTWGSNYCFIHPTIDIRTGRLITVSSIDNLVKGAAGQAIQNMNLMLGIEETSGLGAPAVCP, from the coding sequence GTGAATAAGGTCAAGGTAGGCATTATCAATGTTACCGGTTACGCCGGCATCGAGCTGGCCCGCTTACTATCTCAGCACCCGGCGGTGGAGCTTACTTCGGTCACCGGGCGCTCTCTGGCAGGGCAGCTCCTGGGCAAGGCCTTTCCGCACCTGTCCGGCATCAATCTTAGCATTGAAGCAAAGCTGGGCCAGGTTGAGCTGGCATTCTCCGCTATGCCGCACCAGGAGAGCGCCAAAGAGGTGATCCCGCTTCTCGACCGCGGCGTTAGAGTGATTGACATAAGCGCTGATTTCAGGCTAAAGGACGCCTCCGCATACCTTAGCTGGTACGGGGTCGGTCACCCCCGGCCCGAGCTACTGGCCCATGCCATCTACGGACTGCCCGAGCTACACCGCGCTCAGATTAGATCGGCCACCCTGGTGGCTAACCCCGGCTGTTACCCCACCGGAGCCATTCTGGCACTGGCCCCGGCAGTCAAGTCCGGGATAATCGGTCCGGACGTCATTATCGACAGCAAGTCCGGCATCTCGGGGGCTGGCCGGAGCTTAAGCTTAAAGACCCACTTCCCCGAAGCCAACGAAGATGTGGCCGCCTACGCTCTGGACGGACACCGCCACCTGCCCGAGATTGCTCAGGAGCTTGGCCAGCTTGCTCCCGGATCGCCACCACAGGTAAGCTTCGTCCCTCACCTGATACCGATGACCCGGGGAATACTGACCACCGCCTACGCCCCCCTGGCCCCGGGTAAGATCTCGGTTGACCGGAAGGGGCAACAGGCGCTGCTTAAGCTCTACCGCGACTTCTACCGGGACGAGCCCTTCGTCAGAGTGATCGAGGAGCCCCCGCACACCAAGCATACCTGGGGAAGCAACTACTGCTTTATTCATCCCACCATCGACATCAGGACAGGGAGACTAATTACCGTCAGCAGCATCGACAATCTGGTCAAGGGGGCTGCCGGACAGGCAATCCAGAACATGAACCTGATGCTGGGGATTGAGGAAACATCCGGCCTTGGCGCCCCGGCTGTTTGCCCCTGA
- a CDS encoding NAD-binding protein, with translation MKARIAKLKDHFILCGYGRVGEDIARTFSEEGIPFIVVDNRPDIITKAEEAGHLYLLGDATSDKVLIEAGIERARGLVAAVDSDVDNTYITLSARGMQPDLFIEARASNEEAEIKLKMAGANHTVSPNKIGARRMAMLAIRPGVVDFIDTVTYGRGREMDMENIVAGKTSPLVGKTVEEIRRQSRAIILAIGKKTGRLLPNPPGEIAIEEGDLLIVIGTRNQLAALECLCEGGNPSE, from the coding sequence ATGAAAGCTAGAATAGCCAAACTGAAAGACCACTTTATTCTCTGCGGCTACGGGAGGGTCGGAGAGGATATCGCCCGCACCTTTAGTGAGGAGGGGATCCCGTTTATCGTGGTTGACAACCGCCCGGACATCATTACCAAGGCGGAGGAAGCAGGCCATCTCTACCTGCTCGGTGATGCCACCAGCGACAAGGTGTTGATTGAGGCCGGCATCGAACGGGCCAGGGGGCTGGTGGCCGCTGTAGACAGCGATGTCGACAATACCTATATCACTCTCTCCGCCCGGGGAATGCAGCCTGACCTGTTTATTGAAGCCCGGGCCAGCAATGAAGAGGCGGAGATAAAGCTAAAGATGGCCGGGGCCAACCATACCGTGTCGCCGAATAAAATCGGCGCCCGGCGTATGGCTATGCTTGCCATACGTCCGGGGGTGGTAGACTTCATCGACACGGTAACCTACGGCCGCGGCAGAGAGATGGATATGGAAAACATCGTCGCCGGCAAAACCTCCCCACTGGTCGGCAAAACGGTAGAGGAAATCCGCCGGCAGAGCAGGGCAATTATCCTGGCAATAGGCAAGAAAACGGGCCGGCTCCTGCCCAATCCACCCGGTGAGATAGCCATCGAGGAGGGAGACCTCCTGATCGTCATCGGTACCAGGAATCAACTGGCGGCCCTGGAGTGTCTTTGTGAAGGAGGTAATCCCAGTGAATAA
- a CDS encoding potassium channel family protein has translation MNPFKRLRQGLIILICIVAAGTIGYMYIEGWSFGEAVYMTVITIATVGYGEVHPLSATGRIFTIVLIAGGVSGAAFVLGAFIEYIVEGKFRTTLGGAANES, from the coding sequence GTGAATCCTTTCAAAAGGCTGCGCCAGGGACTGATTATCCTGATCTGCATTGTAGCCGCCGGTACTATCGGCTATATGTACATCGAGGGATGGTCGTTCGGCGAAGCCGTTTATATGACGGTAATCACCATAGCCACGGTTGGCTACGGTGAGGTCCACCCCTTAAGCGCCACCGGACGGATTTTTACCATAGTGCTCATCGCCGGGGGTGTCAGCGGGGCAGCCTTTGTCTTAGGCGCCTTTATCGAATACATCGTCGAAGGAAAGTTTCGTACCACCCTGGGGGGGGCGGCAAATGAAAGCTAG
- the tsaA gene encoding tRNA (N6-threonylcarbamoyladenosine(37)-N6)-methyltransferase TrmO, with protein MVFDLAGAALKAIGVVRSRPGGMAQPGQSGAVAEVVIDRSLAVALDGIDDFSHIIVLYWMHQADPDRLSLKVHPQGRCDYPLVGLFATRSPYRPNPVGIAMVRLIERRKNILVVEGLDAINGTPVIDIKPYLPQGDSVADAVVPPWIGEYYRVNRKLREIYRRLVDCYGPQHWWPADGPFEMMAGAILTQSAAWRNVEKAIANLRAGRLLLPQALRRLPTPELAGLIRPCGYYNAKALKLKYLARWLGEVCGDDLEKLFAVDTAALRRELLSVHGVGEETADSILLYAAKKPVFVIDAYTRRIIDRLGMTPRARGYAAYQSLFMDNLPADGGMFQEYHALLVRLAKEVCRRRPLCRSCCLSDICPFDCTG; from the coding sequence ATGGTCTTTGATCTAGCGGGAGCGGCCTTGAAGGCCATCGGGGTGGTCAGAAGCAGACCCGGGGGGATGGCACAGCCAGGCCAATCGGGGGCTGTTGCTGAGGTTGTGATTGACCGGAGCCTGGCCGTGGCCCTGGATGGCATCGATGATTTTTCCCACATTATAGTCTTATACTGGATGCATCAGGCTGATCCCGACAGGCTGTCACTGAAGGTACATCCCCAGGGTAGGTGTGATTATCCCCTGGTGGGGCTTTTTGCGACGCGCTCGCCATACCGGCCCAACCCGGTGGGGATAGCCATGGTGAGACTGATTGAGCGACGTAAGAATATACTGGTGGTTGAGGGTCTTGACGCTATTAACGGCACTCCGGTGATCGATATCAAACCCTATCTCCCGCAGGGCGACTCTGTGGCCGATGCGGTGGTGCCCCCGTGGATAGGTGAATATTACCGGGTGAACCGGAAACTCAGGGAGATCTACCGTCGGCTTGTCGACTGCTACGGCCCGCAGCATTGGTGGCCCGCTGATGGGCCGTTTGAGATGATGGCCGGCGCCATCCTGACGCAGTCGGCAGCCTGGCGAAATGTGGAAAAGGCGATTGCCAACCTGAGGGCCGGGCGGCTGCTGTTACCGCAGGCGCTGCGCCGGCTGCCCACCCCCGAGCTTGCCGGTCTTATCCGACCCTGCGGTTACTATAATGCCAAGGCGCTAAAGCTCAAGTACCTGGCCCGATGGCTCGGGGAGGTCTGTGGCGATGACCTTGAGAAGCTCTTTGCAGTTGATACCGCTGCCCTTCGCCGGGAGCTGCTTTCCGTCCATGGTGTTGGAGAAGAGACCGCCGACTCCATCCTGCTCTATGCGGCAAAGAAGCCGGTTTTTGTTATCGATGCCTATACCCGCCGCATTATCGACCGTCTCGGGATGACCCCTCGAGCCAGGGGCTACGCCGCCTACCAGTCCCTTTTTATGGATAACCTGCCTGCTGATGGCGGGATGTTTCAGGAATACCATGCTCTCCTGGTCCGTCTGGCCAAGGAAGTCTGTCGCCGCCGCCCGCTCTGCCGGAGTTGCTGCTTAAGCGATATCTGTCCTTTTGATTGTACAGGCTGA
- the nadE gene encoding NAD(+) synthase → MDCQYMVDRLVVWVKEQVLAAGCKGVVLGMSGGLDSSVAAVLCRRAFPENMLGVIMPCYSCGEDAEHALAVAGRFSIPTRLVALDSVFDTLLEVLAGDDVDPALGKMARSNLKVRLRMLPLYYFANRLGYAVVGSSNRCELAIGYFTKYGDGGVDIMPLGDLVKEQVRELASFLGIPQPIIDKPPSAGLWPGQTDECEMGISYQALDRYLITGEAPEGLREKIETKIAANAHKRLPPPIAVF, encoded by the coding sequence ATGGATTGTCAGTACATGGTGGATAGACTGGTCGTCTGGGTGAAAGAGCAGGTGCTTGCCGCCGGATGCAAGGGGGTTGTCCTGGGGATGAGCGGCGGGCTTGATTCCTCGGTGGCGGCGGTGCTGTGCCGGCGTGCTTTTCCCGAGAACATGTTGGGGGTCATCATGCCGTGCTATAGCTGCGGGGAGGATGCCGAGCATGCCCTGGCCGTAGCCGGCCGGTTTTCTATCCCGACCAGGCTGGTTGCTCTGGATTCCGTCTTTGACACCCTGCTTGAGGTCTTAGCCGGTGACGATGTAGATCCGGCTCTTGGCAAGATGGCCAGGTCTAACCTTAAGGTCAGGCTAAGGATGCTGCCTCTCTATTACTTCGCCAACCGGCTTGGCTACGCCGTGGTCGGGTCGAGCAATCGCTGTGAGCTTGCCATCGGATACTTTACCAAGTACGGAGATGGTGGGGTGGATATTATGCCCCTGGGTGACCTGGTTAAGGAGCAGGTAAGGGAGCTGGCCAGTTTCCTGGGTATCCCGCAGCCGATTATTGATAAACCCCCCTCGGCCGGTCTGTGGCCGGGACAGACCGATGAATGCGAAATGGGTATTAGCTATCAGGCGCTCGACCGCTATCTAATTACCGGCGAGGCTCCGGAAGGGTTGAGGGAGAAGATTGAGACGAAGATAGCGGCTAATGCGCACAAGCGTCTGCCGCCGCCGATCGCTGTTTTTTAA
- a CDS encoding DegV family protein, whose protein sequence is MGTGKVKIVTDSTASLSAEEIARYDVRVVPLKVILGTEVFNEGVDITNEEFYRRLSRDGILPTTSQPSVEDFTRLYRELAEAGQPILSLHISSLLSGTVNSARAARKKLPQAQIEIVDCLTVALRMLIAPAVRAAEDGQSLPQLKTSIERLNSCMNAFGAFGTLEYLARGGRIGAAKALLGTLLRIKPILAFEGGELKVLSRARTSAKAIEYIIELMKLRQGGRTPDHVGVVHTANMESALLLKKEVEACFDCADLELLELGPVLASHLGPGFFGIGFYRDDEW, encoded by the coding sequence ATGGGAACCGGCAAGGTTAAGATTGTCACTGATAGTACTGCTTCCCTGTCAGCGGAGGAGATTGCCCGTTACGATGTCCGCGTTGTGCCGCTTAAGGTTATCTTAGGGACGGAGGTCTTCAATGAGGGAGTGGACATTACCAATGAGGAATTCTATCGCCGTCTGTCCAGGGACGGTATTCTGCCGACCACTTCGCAGCCTTCGGTAGAGGATTTTACCCGCCTGTACCGCGAGCTTGCTGAAGCGGGACAACCTATCCTTTCTCTTCATATCTCCAGCCTGCTGAGTGGAACGGTCAATTCTGCCAGAGCGGCCAGGAAGAAACTGCCCCAGGCACAGATTGAGATAGTGGACTGCCTTACGGTAGCCTTACGTATGTTGATTGCTCCTGCCGTCAGGGCTGCGGAAGACGGGCAGAGCCTGCCTCAGCTCAAGACTTCTATTGAAAGACTAAATTCCTGCATGAATGCTTTCGGTGCGTTCGGCACGCTGGAGTACCTTGCCAGGGGTGGACGTATCGGGGCAGCCAAGGCTTTGCTCGGTACCCTGCTCCGGATTAAGCCGATCCTGGCTTTTGAGGGCGGTGAGCTCAAGGTGCTCTCCCGGGCGAGAACCAGTGCTAAGGCGATAGAGTATATCATAGAACTGATGAAGCTGCGGCAGGGAGGACGGACTCCGGACCATGTCGGTGTGGTCCATACGGCAAATATGGAATCGGCCCTGCTGCTTAAAAAGGAGGTCGAGGCGTGTTTCGACTGTGCCGACCTGGAGCTTCTTGAGCTGGGTCCGGTGTTGGCCAGTCACCTGGGGCCGGGGTTTTTCGGCATCGGCTTCTATCGCGATGATGAATGGTAG
- the recA gene encoding recombinase RecA, which yields MTTEKEKALELAINQIEKRYGKGSVMKLGGIMAAASVEAIPSGSLALDLVLGVGGIPRGRITEIFGPESSGKTTLAQHIIAEAQKQGGTAAYIDVEHALDPTYAAACGVNVDDLLISQPDTGEEALEITEALVRSGAVDAIVIDSVAALVPRIEIEGDMGDAHVGLQARLMSQALRKLAAAIGRAGTAVVFINQLREKVGVIFGNPEVTPGGRALKFYSSVRIDLRRVETIMDGTKAIGNRVKAKVVKNKVAPPFRSAEFDIMFSRGISREGNLIDVGVELGLVKKAGSFFSYGDVRLGQGKENAKQYLNQHPEQAQEIEQQIRASAVNTYTAIPEG from the coding sequence ATGACCACGGAGAAAGAGAAGGCACTAGAGCTAGCCATCAACCAGATAGAAAAGCGGTATGGTAAAGGGTCGGTGATGAAGTTGGGGGGAATAATGGCAGCTGCTTCGGTAGAGGCTATCCCCAGCGGTTCGCTGGCACTGGACCTGGTATTGGGTGTCGGGGGTATTCCCAGAGGTCGTATCACGGAAATTTTCGGTCCCGAGTCGTCAGGAAAGACCACCCTGGCGCAGCATATCATTGCCGAAGCGCAAAAGCAGGGGGGTACGGCTGCCTATATTGATGTGGAGCATGCCCTGGATCCTACCTATGCCGCCGCTTGTGGTGTTAATGTTGATGACTTGCTCATCTCCCAGCCTGATACCGGAGAGGAAGCCCTGGAGATTACTGAGGCGTTGGTCCGAAGCGGGGCGGTGGACGCGATAGTGATTGACAGCGTAGCGGCCCTGGTCCCCAGGATTGAAATCGAAGGGGATATGGGAGATGCCCATGTCGGGTTGCAGGCCCGCTTGATGTCACAGGCCTTGAGGAAGCTTGCTGCCGCTATTGGTAGGGCTGGTACAGCGGTGGTCTTCATTAACCAGCTCCGGGAAAAGGTCGGAGTCATCTTCGGCAATCCTGAAGTGACACCGGGTGGCCGGGCGCTCAAATTCTACAGCTCAGTCAGGATAGACCTTAGGCGTGTTGAGACTATTATGGATGGGACCAAGGCGATTGGTAATCGTGTTAAGGCTAAGGTAGTCAAGAATAAGGTTGCTCCCCCCTTTAGAAGCGCCGAGTTTGATATTATGTTTAGTCGTGGTATCAGTCGGGAGGGTAATCTTATTGACGTTGGTGTAGAGTTGGGGCTAGTGAAAAAGGCGGGTTCTTTTTTCTCCTACGGTGATGTTCGTCTGGGGCAAGGCAAGGAGAATGCCAAGCAGTACCTGAACCAGCACCCTGAGCAAGCTCAAGAGATTGAGCAGCAGATTAGAGCCTCAGCCGTAAACACTTATACTGCGATTCCTGAAGGGTAA
- a CDS encoding RecX family transcriptional regulator, giving the protein MSRVTALRLGKGRGKRVNVYLDGAFAFSLGVEVMAKEGLKVGQELTRSQIEALGIVDGSRRCLEAAMRYLSYRPRSEFELRERLTRRGFDSDGIETVITRLKEQGLVDDTDFARFWKDNRQSFSPRSRRLTGLELRRKGVTEEVIDRVVGEVNDDDSAYRAALSRAYRLTASDYQSFRHRLAEYLRRRGFGYRVINNTVEQLWQEIRDQH; this is encoded by the coding sequence ATGAGCAGGGTTACCGCTCTTCGCCTGGGGAAGGGACGGGGAAAGAGGGTAAACGTATATCTGGACGGAGCGTTTGCTTTTAGTCTTGGGGTTGAAGTGATGGCGAAAGAGGGGCTTAAGGTCGGCCAGGAGCTAACCCGGTCTCAGATTGAGGCGTTAGGTATCGTAGATGGCTCCCGGCGCTGTCTTGAAGCTGCGATGCGTTACCTTAGCTATCGCCCCCGCAGTGAATTTGAGCTTAGGGAGAGACTCACCCGGCGCGGTTTTGATAGTGATGGCATCGAGACGGTAATTACCCGCCTGAAGGAGCAGGGGCTGGTGGATGATACAGACTTTGCCCGGTTTTGGAAAGATAACCGACAGTCATTTAGCCCGCGCAGCCGCCGGTTGACCGGGCTTGAATTGAGGCGTAAAGGAGTTACCGAGGAGGTAATTGACCGGGTGGTTGGTGAAGTCAATGATGACGATAGCGCTTATCGCGCTGCCCTAAGCAGGGCGTATCGATTAACAGCGTCTGATTACCAGAGCTTTCGCCACCGCCTGGCCGAGTATCTCAGGCGGCGTGGCTTTGGCTATCGGGTGATAAATAACACTGTGGAGCAGTTGTGGCAGGAAATAAGGGACCAGCACTAA
- the rny gene encoding ribonuclease Y, with product MLTNAGAINILTVLFSFIIGAVAGAAFVFFFRRFRLSREMRLAERKAAKIQTDAEHKARDMVSEAKAEAARLKSTAEAECRERRSELQRNENRLVQKEGTLERKLEDLERRSREMANKEEKIESIREQLEEARGKQLKQLEIISGMSTDEAKKSLLDSVEVEIRDDTSRRLREWESELRADENKKAQEILSLAIQRCASDVVAEATVSIVAIPSDDMKGRLIGREGRNIRALEQATGVDLIIDDTPEAVTLSSFDPVRREVARLALTKLILDGRIHPARIEEVVAKSKEEVEAAIYSAGDQAACEVGVTGLRPELIRLLGRLKFRTSYGQNVLVHSIEVAHISGMIASELGANVAIAKKTGLLHDIGKAVDHEVEGTHAAIGADLVKQWDKSSEVVRGIAEHHGETGTTSVWGFIASAADAISSARPGARRESLEGYLQRLKALEDIATGFKGVEKSFAIQAGREIRIMVKPEEIDDLGAMRLARDIVKKIEEGLQYPGQIKVIVLRETRAVDYAK from the coding sequence ATGCTAACAAACGCAGGAGCAATAAACATCTTAACCGTTCTATTCAGTTTCATCATCGGGGCGGTAGCTGGGGCGGCCTTTGTTTTCTTCTTCAGGAGGTTCCGTCTGAGCCGAGAAATGCGTCTTGCCGAGAGGAAAGCGGCTAAGATACAGACTGATGCTGAACATAAGGCCAGGGACATGGTTAGCGAGGCTAAGGCGGAGGCGGCGAGACTAAAATCGACGGCTGAAGCGGAGTGTCGCGAGCGGCGCTCCGAACTGCAGCGTAATGAGAACCGTCTGGTGCAAAAGGAAGGGACGCTTGAGCGTAAATTGGAAGATCTTGAGCGCCGCTCGCGCGAGATGGCTAACAAGGAAGAGAAGATAGAGTCTATTCGTGAACAGCTTGAGGAGGCCAGAGGGAAGCAGTTGAAGCAGCTGGAGATTATATCAGGTATGTCTACCGATGAGGCGAAGAAGTCGCTGCTTGATTCTGTGGAGGTTGAGATTCGGGATGATACCTCACGGCGCCTCCGGGAGTGGGAGAGCGAACTTAGAGCGGATGAGAATAAAAAGGCCCAGGAGATTCTATCCCTGGCTATCCAGCGCTGTGCTTCTGACGTTGTCGCTGAGGCAACAGTGTCCATCGTCGCTATTCCCAGTGACGATATGAAGGGCCGGCTTATCGGGCGGGAAGGGCGCAACATCAGGGCTCTGGAGCAGGCGACCGGGGTTGATCTCATTATTGATGATACCCCTGAGGCGGTAACCCTATCCAGCTTTGACCCTGTGCGGCGTGAGGTAGCCCGTCTGGCTTTGACCAAGCTGATTCTTGACGGGCGTATCCACCCCGCTCGTATTGAAGAGGTGGTAGCCAAGTCCAAAGAAGAGGTGGAGGCTGCTATCTATAGTGCTGGTGATCAGGCTGCCTGTGAGGTGGGCGTTACCGGTTTGCGTCCCGAGTTGATCCGGTTACTTGGCCGCCTCAAGTTTCGTACCAGCTACGGGCAGAATGTCCTGGTTCACAGTATTGAGGTGGCCCACATATCCGGTATGATTGCCAGCGAGCTGGGAGCCAATGTGGCGATAGCTAAGAAAACAGGGCTGTTGCATGATATCGGCAAGGCGGTGGACCATGAGGTAGAAGGGACTCATGCCGCTATCGGCGCTGATCTGGTCAAGCAGTGGGATAAATCCTCCGAGGTGGTCCGGGGAATTGCTGAGCACCATGGCGAGACCGGGACCACCAGTGTCTGGGGCTTTATTGCCTCGGCGGCTGATGCTATCAGCAGCGCCAGGCCGGGAGCCCGGCGAGAGTCTTTGGAGGGCTATCTGCAGCGTTTAAAGGCGCTGGAGGATATTGCCACCGGCTTTAAGGGGGTAGAGAAGTCCTTTGCCATCCAGGCCGGCCGTGAGATACGTATTATGGTCAAGCCGGAAGAGATTGATGACCTGGGGGCGATGCGGCTCGCTCGGGATATCGTTAAGAAAATAGAGGAAGGGCTGCAATACCCGGGACAGATAAAGGTTATCGTATTAAGAGAGACTAGAGCGGTAGACTACGCTAAGTAA
- a CDS encoding TIGR00282 family metallophosphoesterase, with amino-acid sequence MMVLVIGDIIGRPGRRAVSRLLPDISREYGVDLVIANAENVAGGIGVTVNTANELLRAGIHVLTSGNHIWAEKDIIPHLDGEMPLLRPLNYPCGVPGRGYLLTGHVMVVNLIGRTFMGNFDCPFRAMDQLLAGLHPLPPVIIVDFHAEATSEKVALGRYLDGRVSAVLGTHTHVGTTDTKLLPRGTAYVTDIGMTGPVDSVIGDDVEAVTRRFLTMIPHRLSVGRGKVALDAVLIGIDEGSGRAVSIERISRETE; translated from the coding sequence ATGATGGTACTGGTGATCGGTGATATCATTGGCCGGCCGGGGCGCCGGGCAGTAAGCCGTCTGCTGCCCGATATCAGCCGGGAGTACGGGGTGGACCTGGTCATCGCTAACGCTGAGAATGTGGCCGGTGGCATCGGGGTGACCGTAAATACGGCCAATGAGCTGCTTCGGGCCGGCATCCATGTGCTTACCTCGGGTAATCATATCTGGGCGGAGAAAGATATCATCCCTCACCTCGATGGTGAGATGCCTCTCCTGCGTCCGCTGAATTATCCTTGCGGCGTACCTGGTAGAGGCTATTTACTGACCGGTCACGTTATGGTGGTCAATCTGATCGGGAGGACCTTTATGGGTAATTTTGACTGTCCGTTCCGGGCTATGGACCAACTGCTTGCCGGGCTTCACCCCCTACCGCCGGTGATTATTGTTGATTTCCACGCTGAGGCAACCTCGGAGAAGGTAGCCCTGGGGCGCTACCTGGACGGGCGGGTCAGCGCCGTGCTCGGTACGCATACCCATGTCGGCACCACCGACACCAAGCTGCTGCCTCGGGGCACGGCCTATGTTACCGATATCGGTATGACCGGGCCGGTTGATTCGGTTATCGGTGATGATGTTGAAGCGGTCACCCGCCGTTTTCTGACCATGATTCCCCACCGTCTGTCCGTAGGCAGGGGGAAGGTAGCGCTTGATGCGGTACTGATCGGGATAGATGAGGGCAGTGGTCGGGCGGTAAGTATTGAGCGAATCTCGCGGGAGACGGAGTGA
- a CDS encoding PHP domain-containing protein: MVSRVDLHIHSTASDGRLSPAEIVAKAAGLGLTVIALTDHDTTDGIAPARAAADDFPGLRVIPGVELSADFAQGEVHILGYFIDGTHQELRAGLEAMRNSRSERAREMIVKLDNLGVHIEWPRVQEIAGSGSVGRPHLALAMLEKGYVGSFREAFTNYIGRGAPAYAERRKVTPVEAVELILRAGGLPVLAHPLFINDWRGMVVELKGAGLVGIEAYYNGYTAQEIDSLRVMAEKHGLITTGGSDFHGIDAGIETALGGVDVPVEVVGRMAALAEQRALRVSRSNK, from the coding sequence ATGGTATCCCGGGTGGATCTTCACATACACTCAACTGCTTCTGACGGCCGGCTCAGTCCGGCAGAGATTGTGGCGAAGGCCGCCGGGCTGGGGTTAACCGTTATTGCCCTTACTGATCATGATACTACCGATGGTATCGCACCGGCCCGGGCGGCGGCCGATGACTTCCCCGGACTGAGGGTTATCCCCGGCGTTGAGCTCAGTGCCGATTTCGCTCAGGGAGAGGTCCATATTCTGGGCTACTTTATCGACGGTACTCATCAGGAGCTGAGGGCCGGTCTGGAGGCGATGCGTAATTCCCGGAGCGAGAGGGCCCGGGAGATGATAGTCAAACTCGATAACCTCGGTGTTCATATCGAGTGGCCGCGGGTTCAGGAAATAGCCGGCAGCGGTTCGGTCGGTCGGCCCCACCTGGCCCTGGCGATGCTGGAAAAGGGCTATGTCGGCTCTTTTAGAGAGGCGTTTACCAACTACATCGGTCGGGGGGCTCCTGCCTATGCCGAACGCCGCAAGGTGACGCCGGTAGAGGCGGTGGAGCTTATCTTGCGGGCCGGCGGACTGCCAGTACTGGCACACCCGCTATTCATTAATGACTGGCGGGGAATGGTTGTTGAGCTAAAGGGGGCGGGTCTGGTCGGTATCGAGGCATACTACAATGGTTACACGGCCCAGGAGATAGATAGCCTGCGGGTGATGGCGGAGAAGCATGGTCTCATTACGACCGGCGGCAGTGATTTTCACGGTATCGATGCCGGAATTGAGACCGCACTCGGCGGCGTGGATGTACCGGTGGAGGTAGTAGGGCGCATGGCGGCACTGGCGGAGCAGCGGGCGCTCCGGGTCAGCCGTAGCAATAAATAG
- a CDS encoding glycerol-3-phosphate acyltransferase: MGFEFGTMIAAGYLLGSVPTSYLAARWSRGIDIREYGSGNVGASNLLSATSKRVVAPVFLFDLLKGWLTVWMAWRLGMGITEQVVVGLATIGGHNWPVFLRFRGGRGVVTTMGVALIIPLLNNLVSWGAVILITVILNAVVWVSSFFKQGSLGVFIAAAGLPLVSWVFAASLPFTLGCFGMFLMLVIRRLTAPQPVTSSSLSRSQVLVNRLLFDRDIRERSVWMSRVQEEEEKQKRPAGNNKK; this comes from the coding sequence GTGGGTTTTGAGTTTGGAACGATGATAGCGGCCGGCTATCTCCTGGGCTCGGTGCCGACCTCGTACCTGGCAGCCAGGTGGTCTCGCGGCATAGACATCAGGGAATACGGCAGCGGTAATGTAGGGGCAAGCAATCTTCTGAGTGCGACCTCCAAGAGGGTGGTTGCTCCGGTATTCCTCTTCGACTTGTTGAAGGGCTGGCTTACAGTGTGGATGGCCTGGCGGCTGGGTATGGGTATTACCGAGCAGGTGGTGGTGGGATTGGCTACGATTGGTGGGCACAACTGGCCCGTTTTCCTCCGTTTCAGGGGGGGCAGGGGGGTTGTCACCACCATGGGGGTCGCCCTGATCATTCCCTTGTTAAATAATCTGGTCTCCTGGGGCGCGGTAATTCTTATTACGGTTATTCTGAATGCGGTAGTCTGGGTCAGCTCTTTCTTTAAGCAGGGCTCGCTGGGGGTATTCATCGCGGCAGCCGGACTGCCTCTGGTGAGTTGGGTTTTTGCTGCATCGCTCCCCTTTACTCTGGGTTGCTTCGGGATGTTTCTGATGCTGGTCATCCGGCGCCTGACGGCTCCGCAGCCGGTTACCAGTTCTTCTCTGAGCCGGAGTCAGGTTTTAGTTAACCGTCTCTTGTTCGACCGTGACATAAGGGAGAGGAGCGTCTGGATGTCGCGGGTACAGGAGGAGGAGGAAAAGCAAAAAAGGCCGGCGGGTAATAACAAGAAGTGA